The Gemmatimonadaceae bacterium genome contains a region encoding:
- a CDS encoding OPT/YSL family transporter: MPASTQQKPADVREFSPRSIIVGLVVALVIGASYPYVVLKFGFGPNISVVSAFFGFLALGLFTRNYNRWENNVVQTAGTTAGQIAFLCWLLAAFDIMGADPTSGFDVHLSRMQTFVWLSASGLLGVFLAVPLRKHFIEDEDLPFPDGVAAGETLIMLDSHGPQARKSAFAMVGALLVSGFTFLATQLQWIVDTIPVTVNAFSARVGIGFGISFLNIGSGIIIGLRISTSMFIGGVIGWILAPPWLLSHGLIAPDAKRVDILLTVMWFAVGMLIAGGIAGLALRWRVLAKSFKGLTAKGTSGDLPLRWVLIGAGASTVFLILVQSAFFHTPVWQSVVAIALSVPLGLVALRVLGETNWGPISTMVNLVQAIFGGLAPGDLRASMVSSGITGAVAAESEGLMQDFRAGQMINSTPRILTYMQLLAVPFGAIALAYMYPLLRDTYGIIGEHAQLLSPTSQRWVGFAKIVTQDLGAATLTPAAAMRWTWMKESFGAGVVVGTILTILELRKEWHKFLPSPTGMGIAMLIPFSAVTMIFVGAVADRIWKLVRPESHERYSIPIASGLIAGEALVAVVIPLLVTLRLMKLPS; the protein is encoded by the coding sequence CAGAAACCCGCAGACGTTCGAGAGTTTTCGCCGCGCTCGATCATCGTCGGATTGGTCGTCGCGCTCGTCATCGGGGCGTCGTATCCGTACGTCGTCCTCAAGTTCGGGTTCGGTCCCAACATCTCCGTCGTCTCGGCGTTCTTCGGCTTCCTCGCGCTGGGACTGTTCACGCGGAACTACAACCGCTGGGAGAACAACGTCGTGCAGACAGCGGGCACGACGGCGGGGCAGATCGCGTTTCTATGCTGGCTACTCGCCGCCTTCGACATCATGGGCGCCGACCCGACGAGCGGCTTCGACGTGCACCTGTCGCGCATGCAGACCTTTGTTTGGCTGTCGGCGTCAGGCTTGCTCGGTGTCTTTCTCGCCGTGCCGCTGCGCAAGCACTTTATTGAAGACGAAGACCTACCGTTCCCGGATGGCGTCGCCGCGGGCGAGACGCTGATCATGCTCGACTCGCACGGCCCGCAAGCGCGCAAGTCGGCGTTCGCGATGGTCGGCGCGCTGCTCGTCTCGGGATTCACGTTCCTCGCGACGCAGCTTCAGTGGATCGTCGACACGATTCCCGTAACGGTCAACGCGTTTTCGGCGCGCGTCGGCATCGGGTTCGGCATTTCGTTCCTGAACATCGGGTCCGGGATCATCATCGGACTGCGAATCAGCACGAGCATGTTCATCGGCGGCGTGATCGGCTGGATTCTCGCGCCGCCGTGGCTGTTGTCGCACGGCCTCATCGCACCGGACGCGAAGCGCGTGGACATTCTGCTCACTGTGATGTGGTTCGCGGTGGGAATGCTCATCGCCGGCGGCATCGCGGGACTCGCGCTCCGTTGGCGCGTGCTCGCGAAGTCGTTCAAGGGGCTCACCGCGAAAGGCACGAGCGGCGATCTCCCGCTGCGATGGGTGCTCATCGGTGCCGGCGCGTCCACGGTGTTCCTCATCCTCGTGCAGAGCGCGTTCTTTCACACGCCCGTGTGGCAATCCGTCGTCGCGATCGCGCTCTCCGTGCCGCTCGGTCTCGTCGCCCTACGCGTGCTCGGCGAGACGAACTGGGGGCCGATCAGCACGATGGTCAATCTCGTACAAGCGATCTTCGGCGGTCTTGCGCCGGGGGATCTGCGGGCCAGCATGGTGTCGAGCGGCATCACCGGCGCCGTCGCGGCCGAGTCCGAGGGGTTGATGCAGGACTTCCGCGCCGGTCAGATGATCAACTCGACGCCGCGCATCCTCACCTACATGCAGCTGCTGGCGGTGCCGTTCGGCGCGATCGCGCTGGCGTACATGTATCCGCTGCTGCGCGACACCTACGGAATCATCGGCGAGCACGCGCAGCTCTTGAGTCCGACGTCGCAGCGGTGGGTCGGCTTCGCGAAGATCGTGACGCAGGATCTCGGGGCGGCGACGCTCACGCCGGCGGCGGCGATGCGTTGGACGTGGATGAAGGAGTCATTCGGCGCGGGCGTGGTCGTCGGCACGATTCTCACGATCCTCGAGCTGAGAAAGGAATGGCACAAGTTCCTGCCGTCGCCGACGGGCATGGGCATCGCGATGTTGATTCCCTTCAGCGCGGTGACGATGATTTTTGTCGGCGCTGTCGCGGATCGAATCTGGAAGCTGGTTAGGCCGGAGAGCCACGAGCGCTACTCGATTCCGATCGCGTCGGGTTTGATCGCGGGCGAGGCGCTCGTGGCCGTCGTCATTCCGCTGCTCGTCACGCTCCGCCTGATGAAGTTGCCGTCCTAG
- a CDS encoding 5'-3' exonuclease H3TH domain-containing protein, protein MIVHLIDGTYELFRHFYGLRRFAEGKDPKYGAAVGVLNTVLQMIEGGATHIGVATDRVIESFRNDLWPGYKTGAGIDRALWTQFRPLEDALEAMGVATWPMVELEADDALASAAHIAAKAPTVLKVSIWTPDKDLAQCVVGDRVVQVDRKSQKIRDEAGVREKFGVEPRFIPDYLALVGDSADGYPGLPGIGAVTAARLINRHGPLEDFPADVLEGEKRELALLFKTLATLRTDAPLFSNVSALQWRGPTPQFAEFGKRLEDQRVLKRAEAAASAL, encoded by the coding sequence ATGATCGTCCATCTCATCGACGGCACGTATGAGCTGTTCCGCCACTTTTACGGGTTGCGGAGATTCGCCGAGGGAAAAGATCCGAAGTACGGCGCGGCCGTCGGCGTGTTGAATACCGTGCTGCAGATGATCGAGGGAGGCGCAACGCACATCGGCGTGGCGACCGACCGCGTGATCGAGTCGTTCCGCAACGATCTCTGGCCCGGCTACAAGACAGGTGCCGGAATCGACCGCGCGCTGTGGACCCAGTTTCGTCCGCTGGAAGACGCGCTCGAGGCGATGGGCGTCGCGACGTGGCCGATGGTCGAGCTGGAGGCCGACGACGCACTCGCATCGGCGGCGCACATCGCGGCGAAAGCTCCGACGGTGCTGAAGGTCTCCATTTGGACGCCCGACAAGGATCTCGCGCAGTGCGTGGTCGGCGACCGCGTCGTGCAGGTCGACCGCAAGTCGCAGAAGATTCGCGACGAAGCCGGCGTGCGTGAGAAGTTCGGCGTCGAGCCTCGTTTCATTCCCGACTATCTCGCGCTCGTCGGCGACAGCGCGGACGGTTATCCGGGTCTCCCGGGAATCGGCGCCGTGACCGCCGCGCGCTTGATCAATCGCCACGGACCGCTCGAGGATTTTCCGGCCGACGTGCTCGAAGGCGAGAAGCGTGAGCTGGCGCTGCTGTTCAAGACCCTCGCGACGCTTCGAACCGATGCACCGCTATTCAGCAACGTGTCGGCCCTACAATGGCGAGGACCGACGCCGCAGTTTGCGGAGTTTGGAAAACGACTCGAGGATCAACGCGTGCTCAAGCGTGCCGAAGCCGCGGCGAGTGCGCTGTAG